Proteins encoded in a region of the Uloborus diversus isolate 005 chromosome 1, Udiv.v.3.1, whole genome shotgun sequence genome:
- the LOC129226874 gene encoding adult-specific rigid cuticular protein 15.7-like: MFSQVTITSKMSSFALHFNNPMHHAPKPYKFGYNIKDKHGDQYREEVGDGASGVKGSYGFTDARGIHRRVDYVADHAGFRAQVKTNEPGTANQDPAAVKMISSAPYAGPESGFLGAGIVGAPVVLGAPGIVGVNGLGLGYERQGYAELGYGGLGYGGLGYGAGLLGGLGYARYGY; this comes from the exons ATGTTTTCTCAGGTAACTATAACCAGTAAAATGTCTTCATTTGCTTTACATTTTAAtaac CCTATGCATCATGCACCTAAACCCTACAAATTTGGATACAATATAAAAGACAAGCATGGAGATCAATACAGGGAAGAAGTCGGTGATGGAGCCAGTGGTGTGAAGGGCAGCTACGGATTCACCGATGCCAGGGGCATCCACAGACGCGTGGACTACGTTGCCGATCATGCCGGATTCAGGGCTCAAGTCAAGACCAACGAGCCCGGAACAGCCAACCAAGATCCTGCTGCAGTCAAAATGATTTCTTCTGCTCCATATGCCGGACCTGAAAGCGGATTCTTGGGCGCCGGAATTGTGGGTGCACCTGTTGTCCTGGGTGCACCAGGAATCGTTGGCGTCAACGGCCTGGGTCTTGGATATGAAAGGCAAGGTTATGCCGAACTCGGATACGGTGGCCTTGGATATGGTGGTTTGGGATACGGTGCCGGACTTCTTGGAGGTTTAGGTTACGCTAGATACGGCTATTAA